A section of the Humulus lupulus chromosome 2, drHumLupu1.1, whole genome shotgun sequence genome encodes:
- the LOC133814520 gene encoding uncharacterized protein LOC133814520 translates to MTSDHAFDLYSLPKATTPASRKKESRWHPGESSRDPSKNRARTEDPPALVPSKENTPPPAPIDQTLPLAPVDQTPPPALVDSTPPDQSGNTQREAIMNIAFNSANDKLKKLSRHRCNREAISNTSSMKVDQIFSRGLNEVLSGVLTMSTSWRPLEAMAAEYAKESKAVEERLGEQLKVAEAKHAEQLKASEEKIFEQLRAAKEKNTKLGEELKQFKDALDKFTKSKERYKESSLINFKEASKLQDELATNRKETAELEKRVKLLEETNVSDLERFKGAAFNCFYMFWKNNREANFDYLPERMKQAEMEKCVACLEEEEKVQASPEISLAMGIDGIDEDTGTSINQ, encoded by the exons ATGACTTCCGACCATGCATTTGACCTGTACAGCCTACCCAAAGCCACTACTCCTGCGAGCAGGAAGAAGGAAAGCAGGTggcatcctggggaaagcagtaGAGATCCCTCAAAGAATAGGGCCAGGACTGAGGATCCACCTGCACTTGTTCCTTCCAAAGAAAatactcctccaccagctcccatCGACCAGACTCTTCCACTAGCTCCAGTCGACcagactcctccaccagctctcGTCGACTCAACTCCTCCTGATCAGTCAGGAAATACTCAAAGAGAGGCTATCATGAACATAGCCTTCAACTCAGCCAATGACAAGCTGAAGAAGTTATCAAGGCATCGGTGCAACCGAGAAGCCATCAGCAACACTAGCTCCATGAAGGTCGACCAAATTTTTAGCCGCGGGCTGAACGAAGTACTCAGT GGAGTTCTAACCATGAGTACTAGTTGGCGCCCCTTGGAGGCGATGGCTGCCGAATATGCTAAAGAGTCTAAGGCTGTTGAGGAGAGACTTGGCGAGCAGCTTAAAGTGGCCGAGGCCAAACACGCCGAGCAGCTCAAGGCGTCCGAGGAGAAAATTTTCGAACAGTTAAGAGCTGCTAAGGAGAAAAATACCAAGCTGGGCGAGGAGTTGAAGCAATTTAAGGATGCCCTGGACAAATTCACGAAGTCCAAAGAGAGGTATAAGGAGTCTTCATTGATTAATTttaaagaggcctccaaacttcaagatgaACTGGCGACCAACAGGAAAGAAACTGCTGAACTGGAGAAGCGAGTTAAATTGCTCGAAGAAACCAATGTTAGTGATCTGGAGCGGTTCAAGGGAGCAGCCTTCAACTGcttttatatgttctggaaaaACAACCGCGAGGCGAACTTTGATTATCTACCAGAGCGTATGAAGCAAGCTGAGATGGAAAAATGTGTTGCTTgccttgaagaggaggagaaagtTCAGGCGTCTCCTGAGATCTCTTTGGCGATGGGTATTGACGGCATCGACGAGGATACTGGGACCTCCATCAACCAGTAG